A segment of the Odoribacter splanchnicus DSM 20712 genome:
TATAATTATCGGGTTACTAATAATCAAAGTTGGTATGAGCCTGCTACTCAGACATTACATATTGAATATGATGGTGTCTATGATTGGGGAAACTATTCCGTACGCAGAAATTTTACAAATCCTGTATTTAATTAAAATATTTTGATTCATACGGACGATTTTAAATCGTCCGTATGAAAATCGGTAATAGAGTATCCCGAAAATCCAATGGAAGTGAGTAGGGAATTTTAAAATTTTAAGTCATGAAAAAATGGATATTTATTACAACTTGTACCGTTGGGGTTTTATTATCGGCTGTAAATGTTTATAATGCTCAAGGTGCTTGGAATACCTTGTCGGGCGGCTTAAAGCAAGAGTGCTATTTTTCTGAAAAAATGAGAAATTATGTTGAAATGCGAGAATATGCTGATCCTCCTGTGTTAACATCTTTTTTAATAACTCCTATGTGTATGTCTTCTACTGCTGATATGGGGATTAATAGTTCAACTTATTCTTTTCTGATTGACGGTGGATTACAAAAAGCTCCTAATGCTATATTATGTAGACGTGATATATATAATACAGGTTTGCATATATGGCATGTGAAACTTGCAGCACAAGGAATATTTAAAGATGTTCAGGTAAAGAGGAATAATGAGAATTGTGTTAATATTAGTAATGTTGTGTTTAATCAGAGTAATTGTGAATTTATAGTATCTTCTGAAACGCCTTTACAAAGAGAAAGTACTACACTTCTTCTCTATATTTACAATTCTTGTATAGTATGGGATATAGAGGCCGGGCTGTTTTCTACGATACCTGGGCCGTTACCTGATTAGGAGCCTGTTTATCATAAAGAGTTCAATGTTGCAAGAGTGTTCCTTCTTTCCGGGAAGATGATTATTTTTAAGTTACCGCACTTGAAATAATTATGTATTTAACAGATTTAGAAGAAATACAAAGACAAGTTTTCAAGAAAATCTTGAACTTGCAAAAAAGAAAACGAAAATATGATTTGCGTGAAATATGGAATGTCGTTTTCTACTTCGTGAAGACGGGTTGCCAATGGCGTATGCCCCCTTCTCATTTCGCTTCCTGGGGACTGTTTATTACTATTAGCGAAATAGGCTTTCTTAATTTGTTAATGAACAACTTATGAGAGAAAGTACGTTTTCAAAAAGGTCAAAATGCCAAAGCAAGCGTGTGGGCATCATGGACAGTCAAAGCGTCCAGTGGGGCGATAATTGCTTCTTGAACGATATAGACGGCAACAAAAAAGTATAGGAATTAATACCATGTGGTCATAGACAAGAATGGCTTCCTGATTGTAGTCATGGTGTCTACAGCTTGTATAAATGACGGTAAGGTAGCCCGCCTGTTGGCACGATTCGTGAAAGAGCTTTGCTGTAGCATTAAAGTCATTCTTGCGGATGCTGGAACCGGAGCGCCGATAAAATCAAAAAGGCTTTCGGGTACATACTTGATATTTAAGTAAGCAGGGACAAGTCAAAAGGCTTTAAACTAGTAGTAAAGGCTGGGTTATGGAAAGGACTTTCTCATGGTTTGATAATTACAAAAGGCTTTGCCGAAATTACGAATTCACGTTTGATTCGGCAGAGGAGATGAGCAAACTTGCTGCCATAAGGATGTTACTTAAAGGATTTCTTAGATAACTCCGTTAGCTATGAAATTAAATTTTGCAATGTTTAGGATAAAATTGAATAAGTCGGTGTATATTATTTCCGTTTTATATACTGTGTTATTATGGAATTGTAAGAATACAGGTCATTCAAGTGATTTGAGAATTAATAATGATTCTTTATTTAACAGGTTAATTATTATTGATTTAGATAGTTTGGAAGAGAAGGACCTTGTCACTTACCCTGTCAGGTTAGAATATTTACGAAAGATTGAGGTTGGCGGCAGCGTTTTTGAAGTGGCGGATAAATGGCCGGATAGTGTAGAGATTGTGAAATTAGAGACAGCTCAGGAATGTCTGATGGGAGTTGTAAAACGGATTTATGTCGTGGATAGTTTGTTATTTATCAGTGATTCTAATGAAAAATTATTTGTTTTTGACAGATCGGGAAAATTTAGAAATACGATAGGAACTTTGGGGCGAGGAAATGATGAGTTGTTGTCTATGGTTGATTTTTGTGTAGATGCTTTAAAACGGAACGTATATGTTTTTGATCTATTGAGAAAGAAAATTTTCAAATATGATTTTCAAGGTCATTTGCTTGACAAGCTACGTTTTGAAAATGAGGTGGTAAATCATACCGGCCATATTTATTGGATGCCGGATGGAAATATAGTGGCAGAATTGGACTATTTTCCCGGAAGTAATTATCATTATGCCATATTGGACCGGAATAACGATTATCAGGTAAAAAATTATGCCTGTCCGTATGGCATTCCTTCGACTCTGCCGGTAGCTTTCGATCATACGATGCAAAGTTGCCGGGGAGATCATTGTTGGATGCTGACTTTATTATCCGATACGATCTATAGATATGCCGATGGGGAAATTGTGCCGGCAATGGTTGTAAAATCGAATGCCAGACCTGTAACTGCAGAAGTACTTTCCGGACAAAATTGGGAAACGGCTTTCCATGCTGATGCGGATTTGCTGCGTTGGGGATATTCGACAGGCATTTCGAAAATTTGGGCTACCGATCGTTTCCTTTATTTTACATATAGAGATATGAAAGACTGGTATGTTGTCTGTTGGGACCGGATAACCTGTAAAGGTTATAAGTACAAACAATATCCGCGGGGAAATATATTTATGCCAGGTGGTTTTATAGCAACATGCGCAGATGCTTTTATTGGTGCTGTTTCTGCTCTTGATTTTCTTACTCCGCCTGAGGGAGTTGGGGGAAAAGAGAGGGCTCAATGGAAAGAGTGGATTAAAGGGATACAGGAAGACGATAATCCGATATTGTTGTTGTATTATGTTCGTAAATAAAATATTGAACCGATGAGAATGATACTATACCTGTTGGTATTTGCAGTTATCATGGTGAATCGAAAAGCCAATAGAAGTGAGTAGAAAATTTTAAGTCATGAAAAGATGGAAATGTTTTGATTCCTATATGTGAGAAAAGTGAGGGAAATTGTTGTAAAAAGAGTTGGTTAGATAGTTCGATTAGGTATTTATGATTAATTTAAAGAGGAAAATAATAATATTGTCCTTGATCTTTTTTGTATATCTCTTATTTTCATGTGGGAGAAAAAATGATGGGGGGATAGGAGATATACGGAAAATAGACTTGGCCGGTTTATCTGTTTATAATCCTTTTATTAAAGGAAATCAGCTTGACAGTATCAAAATAGTAAAATTAGCTACAGATACGAATTGTTTACTTGGAGGGATAATAAAGGTTATAATTGAAGATTCACTGATCTTTATCAGAGATGCTAATGAGAAATTATTTGTTTTTGATTTGAATGGGAAATTCCGGAATATGATAGGGGTTATGGGAAATGGTCCGCTGGAATATACTTCATTATCAGATTTTTATGTTAATTGTCAAAAGAAATTTGTTTGCATTTTGGATCGGATTAAGGGTAAGATTTATCGTTATACTTTTGACGGTCAGTATATAGAGGAGTTTGATTGTGACCGAAGTGTTTTTAATAATGTTATCGATATTCACTATGTGGGAGAGAACAAATTGTTGTTGAATATGAATAATCATATCGGTACGCTTTATAACTATGCTCTGGTAAATGAAAGTAGTTATAAGCTTGAACAATTCTTACACCCTTATCCTGTAGTGTCAAGAGAGCGTATTTCTAATGGAATGCTACCGACAGTCGTATATGGTAACGGAAATATTTTTTATACAGTATTGTTGTCCGATACAATTTATACTATACAGGATGGAGAAAGCAGACCGATTTATTTGTATGAAGGAGGATTAAAACATATTAATTATGAAGCCTTACAGCAGGAAACTCCTTACCAAAGTATTTTTGAGGCGGAGATGAAGCTTATAAAAAAAGGTTATTCAGGAGGACTGTTACAATTATTTCAGTTAAAGGATCATTTATATTTTGAAATTTGCCAGGGGGAAGAATGTTGGAATATTTTTTGGAATCTGAAGGAGCAAACAGGATTTAAATATAATAGCTGTCTTCCTGGAATAAGGATCTTTCCAGGTAAAGTTCAAACTGTATATGAGAATTACATTGTTCGCAGTATATCTGCCTTAGATCTGAAAACGGAATATTTCAGAAAGCATAATTTTAAGGATAGTAGAATCGATGCGGTTAGCCGGGAAGTGTTGGAAGATGATAATCCTGTTCTGTTGTTTTATTATGTAAATACAGAAAGATTGAAAAAGTGAAATATACTTTGTTTACACAGAATATTTACTGGGAAGGATAACTTAAAACATTTAATTGTTTTAATATGAGATACTTTGAGATGAAAGGAATTTTTAGATTCTTATCCGGGATTATGGGTATTACCTGGCTATTATGGGGTGGTTGTAGACCTACAATAAAGGAACATGACCAATCTCTGTCGGATATAACAATAATCGATTTAGATAGTTTGGAGGAAGCAGATCTTTTGTTATCTCATCACCGAGTGGATTCTTTGAGGAAATTTGCTTTCCAGGGGCATGTTATGACTGTTGCGGATGGGTGGCCCGATAGTTTACGGGTAATTAAGTTGGAGACTTCGGCGGATTGTTTGCTCGGAGCAATAAAGAAAATCCGCTTTGTAGATTCTTTGATTTTTATAAGTGATTATAACGATCATCTCTATGTGTTTGATAGTTCTGGGAGTTTTCGGAATTCAATCGGTGAATTAGGTCGGGCTCCCAATCAGGTAGTTGCCTTGAGTAGTTTTTATGTGGATAGAAAGAGGAAAGTAGTTGGAGTGTATGATGGCTATAGCGATTGTATTCATAGATATGCATTCGATGGAATAAAGCAAGATAAAATATCCTGTAGGAATGAGGTAAATGGCTATATTCTCGATGTCAATCAAATAGATGACAATGAAATATTGTTGACCTTATCATCCGGTGTCGGCGATTTGTACAATTATGCAGTGGTTTCAGCTAAAGATTATAAATTGAAAGAATATATTCTTCCTTATAATTTAAGATATCTTGAAAATTCTAGTCGGGGAGAACTATCGTGTCTTGCTCAGCCTAACGGACAACTTTGGTTGACAGCTCTGTTGTCGGATACCATATATGAGTATAAAGCGGGAAAAATGTTGTCACGATTTGTAGTGAAATCTGATTGTATGTCTCTAAATGATCGGGTCTTTGAAAGTCATAAAGAATGGATTTCTCCTGCTCATGCATCGGCTTTTTTACGTGATAATGGGTATTCTCAGGGGCTGATGGCAATATGGGCAACTGATCAATATTTGCAATTCGATCTTTCCTATAAAGATGCCGGATACAGTGTCTATTATGATTATCTGAATCACAAAGGATATAAATCGAAACAGTATTCCCGTGGTAATGTTTTAATGCCCGGCCGGTTTCTGACAACCACTTCGGATGCTTTTGTGAGTTATGTTACAGCTTATGATTTTATTCATCAGCCGGAGGGTTGTATCGATGTCGACCGCCCCTTGTGGCGGGATTTGAGAGAACGGACGATGGAGGACGATAATCCGATATTGCTGTTGTATTATATTCGAAAGTAAATAGTTGGTTTGTAACAAAATGAATAATTGAAAGGAGGTGCTTTGTCACTGTGTCTTAGTGTGTATTAGGTCGGCAGTGATGGAGTATGAACTATTTAATATTTGAATTATGAAAAAAAGTAAAATTGTATTTTTATTAAGCATATTATCGGTCTCTGCTTTGACATGTATAGTCTGTGCAGGGAAATCCTTTTTCCGTTTATGGGGCATTGGCCTTAACGAATTTAGAGGCTTTAGCTAATGGAGAAGGAGGAGCGACAGGAACGACTACTGGAGAGTATGTTTATTATGATTTTAATGGACAAAGATGGTATGGGGTAGAGAATGAAGGAACAGGGAAGTGGTTTCCGAAATTCGATAAATGCTATATACAGGGGAAATGGGGAAATCATGTGTATTGTATTATCGGTTCGGGAAATTGTTGGAATGGAACCTCCTGTATTCATTGAATTAAATAATTGATAAATCGGATGTCAGAAAATGAGTTATTATTTTTCTGACATCCATTAAATGAAAAGTGACGATGCTTAGATTACTTAAATTTTTGTTATTATTTTCTTTATTTTTTGTCTCCTGTCGTTCAAAAAATAAAGTCGAACAACCAATGATTAAAGATTTTGATTTATTACAGCGTGCTAATAATGATTATACTACAATAGATTTAGAACATGCGGAAGAATTGGCCTATCGTGAACTTATTGATAGTATTCGTTATATATCCTTAGGAGATGAATGTGGAGTAATGGGAAATATTGCCAATATAATTACTTATAAAGGACGTTTTTATATTCAGGAAGAGCAGTTCGATCGGGTTTTTATTTATGACGATACTGGTAGATGTTTAAAAAAGATAGATAATAAAGGACGTGGTCCGGGCGAATATTTAAGAATAGAATCTATAGATATAAATACGGAAAAAGAGGAACTGATGCTCGTTGATGGTATGTCGGATAAACTTTTTTTTTATGATTTAGACGGGAATTTTAAATCTATTCATTCCATACGGTATTTTCAAACAGAGAATACTCTATGTTTAAGAGATAGTGTATTTCTTCATATATCTGCTCCTTCTCAAAATTTTGGAAATGAGGGATTATATGGATATGCTTTGGTATTGTCAAAAGGTAATGAAAATTTTCTTAAAGGGTATCGTTATTTACCTCTTCAAGTAGGATATAAGGGAGGAGGGCAAATCTTTAAAGGATATGAACGTTCATGTTATCATCCAATCTATTCAGATACAATTTATCAAATATTATCCGATACAACTTATGGACCGATTTTCTATTTTAAAATAAAAAATTCAAGTTGGGAAAAGTATCATAATTCAGATAGATTTGTTGATATAGATGGAAGTGAAGAAGGAGTGTTTACGTTACTTTACGAAAATCAGGATTTTTTTCTAGGATACATAGCCGATAAAAAAAAGAAAGGTAATTATATGCAGCCTTTTTTGTATGATAAAATGAAAGATAAGACTTATCTATTGAGGTGGTGCGATTATTATGAACATTTGAAGGAACTCGACTACTTTGAGGGATATGAGGCACGCGGAATATTTGAAGATTACTTTATTGCTCACGTAAGTTTTTCGACTCTTGATCAATATAATATATTCGAGCGCGTGAAAGATGGGGCTCTTAAAATTACAAATCCGGAGTTGGAAAGAGTAATCCAGAATTTGAATACAGATTCGAATCCGGTTTTGATCCTGACGAAGTTTAAACATTTATGATATGCAAAGGTTTATGAGATGGCCTTTATTACTGGCTATCGTGGTAAGTATTTTTTTACGGGAAACGAAAATAAATAAGTTATGGCAGATGGGAAAATAAATAGACCGTATGGGGGAGTCTTGTTATTGGGAATCTTTTTAACTCCTTTGTTATCGTTAGGTCATGATTATGCTGATGGTATAATTACCGCCAAATATTTCCGTTTTGCAGAAGTTGTCGGGATTGGTTTATTGCTGACATGGATGGTGGCATGGAAACGGAATTTTCAATTCTGTTTCAGATGGGTGGATGTCGGTGTGGTGCTGTTCGCTTTGTATGGGGTGGGAAGTTTTTTGTTGAATGATTTCAGGGGAGAAACGCAAACGTTGTTATTGATATTATTAGTGGGACTGTATTTTGTGTGTCGGGGTTTGGGAGGATGGAAGGTTTCTCAGAGGTTGCTTTTTACCTTTGTTTTATTGCTCGCCGGGAGCATCGAAGCGATATGGGGATTTTTACAGGTATACGGTTGGGCTGATCAATACCATAGCTTATACCGCTTGACCGGGAGTTTTTTTAATCCGGGCCCCTACAGCGGTTTTCTGGCGGTGATATTACCGGTGGCTTTGCATACTCTGTTAGGGCCGAAGCCTCTTTGCCGGGTTGATAAAATCGTGTACGGACTCGGAGTTATTTGTTTGGTTTCGATCATCCTGGTTTTACCGGCCGGCATGAGCCGGAGTGCCTGGGTGGCTGCCGGAGCCGGTTGCGGAGTTGTTGTGTGGAGGCAGAAACGCTCGAGGGAATACGTTAGGAGGGGAATAGGGCGGATAGGACGAGGTTGGAAAAGATGTTGGCTGGGGGGTATTTTATTACTGGGATTATCGATCGGGGGTGGATTGTATTTGCTGAAAAAGGATTCCGCCGATGGACGTTTGTTGGTATGGAAAATGGATCTGGCGGTGATGCGTTCCCAACCTTGGCTAGGTGTCGGTATCGGTCGGTATCCGGGTGCTTTAGGAGAAGCTCAGGCGGTTTATTTTGCAAACAGTCCTGCAGATCCGCGGGAAGAATATGTGGCTGATGCTCCTGAATATGGTTTCAATGAGTTTTTGCAATTGGGAGGTGAATATGGTTTGATCGGTTTGTGCTTGTTTTTATCGATAACGGGTATAGCGTCGGGAGGGCTGTTTAAAAGGAACACGCAGCAAACCGGTGGAGTATCGGGCGCTTTAAGCGCATTTCTGGTATTCGCTTGTTTTTCCTATCCTTTGCATATGTTACCGATGGCGATGCTGTTTGTGCTGTTATTGGCGTGGAGTGTGAATGTCGGTGCGAAAGGAGTAAGGATAAGACGCTGGGCAGGACAAATCCTGTGGTTACCGGTTATGGTACTGGGGCTTGTTGCTGCCTGGAGATTGACAGAAAAGGAAACCGCCTATAAAACATGGAAAACCGCAAGGGCTTATTTCCGTCAGGGAGATTATCAAGAGGCTTTAAACCGGTATACACCTTTATTTTCTGCCCTATCCGACCGGCCGGCTTTTGTGTTCGAGTTTGGCGAATGTCAATTTCAAAACGCCCAATATGGAAATGCGACGGCGATTTTTTTGTGGGCGGCGGAACTCAGTGCCGATCCGATGGTGTATAATAAGCTCGGGAAAAACTATCAGGCCCTGAAACAATATGACCGGGCCGAGAAAGCTTATGTCCAGGCTGCTCATATGATTCCCCATCGCATTTATCCGCTTTACCTGCTGGCTTTATTGTACCGGGAAATGGGAGATATGGAAAAGGCCCGTGATATGGCCCGGCAGGTAATCGACCAAGAACCCAAAGTGTGGTCACCTGCAGTGGAAGAAATGAAGACAGAAATGAAACAATTATAATGATTTTTGCTTACCCTAAATAACAAATGTGATGATGAAAATCCTATATTTTTACTTATCTGGCTTGTTGTTGCTGTGGAGTAGCTGTCAGCGGCCGACGATGCTCGATTTTGCGTTGCGGTATGCCGGGGAAAACCGCGTGGAACTGGAAAAGGTACTCGACCACTACCGGAATGATTCGCTGAAGTATAGGGCGGCCGTTTTTTTGATCGGGAATATGCCTTATCATTATTTCTATACAGGTGCGCAGTTGGATAGCCTCAGGCAAGGATACCGGTGGATGCAACGGACCGGACTAAGTGCCAAAGCGGTCAAACACAAATTGTGGAAGACTTTCGGCGAGCCTGATGTCAGGAGGTGGACGAAACGCAACGATGCCCGGTCGGTTACGGCCGATTTCCTTATCCGGCATATCGATTATGTATTCGGGGTGTGGGAGAAGCGGCCCTGGGCTTCGTATTATTCTTTCGAAGATTTTTGCGAATTTGTCCTGCCTTACCGGATTGAAAGGGAACCCCTGGAATTTTGGCAAGAGGCGTATGTACGGCGTTACGGACGGTTGTGCGACTCGCTCTGTGCCGTGAATCCGGATGTGGTGTTTGTCGCTTCGGCTCTGAACGATCACTTACGGGCCGAGCAGAATTGGTATGCATCTTCCGATTTGTCGTTTGTGGAATATGGAGCCTTGCAGTTACTGGACGAACGATTCGGAGGTTGCCGGGAGTTGTCGGGGTTCAATGTGGCCCTGTTCCGGGCATTGGGGATCCCTTGCGGAATCGACCGGGTGGTGCAGAATCCCCACCGGATCGGTTCGCATATGTGGACATTTATGGTGGATACCGACGGACGAAAGCTTCCCTACCTGTGGAATTACTGATCATGAAGTGAAATCCATCCGTGGTGGGAATGAAAGAGTACAAAAGATGCATCTGGTGAAAAAATATACCGGGACGGCTATGGATCGCTTGCTGCTGGATTTGATGGTACAGGGGGTATTCGAAGGAGCGAATACGCCGGATTTCCGGGATGCCGTGGTGCTCCACCGGATTACTAAAGTGCCGCTTCCCGATTCGAACTGGGTACGGGTGAACTGTCCGTCGGAATTTCGCTATCTGCGTTACCGGGGACCGAAAGGTTCCAATAGTTGTATTGCAGAGGCGATGTTTTTCGATGCGGACGGTAAACTGATCCGGGGGGCCTGTATCGGTACACCTTCGGCGGAGAACGGAAAGACCTGGGATTGTACAAAAGTTTATGATGGGAGCAAACATACCTATTTTGCCGCTCAGGATGCCGATACCTCCTGGGCCGGTTTGCAGTTGGCGATACCTGTCCGCGTCAGCCGGATCTGTTACATTCCCCGGAACGACGATAATTTTGTCAAACCGGGCGACCTATACGAACTGTTGGTGTGGGACCGGGGACAATGGTACACGATGGGACGGCAGGTGCCCGACACCTATGGACTCGATTATGAGGGAGTTCCTGCCGGACACCTCTACTGGCTGAGGGATCTCACTGAGGGAGTGGAAGAACGGATATTTACGTACGAACAGGGAAAACAGGTGTGGTGGTAGGAAGTTTGTACGATTTTTGCATCTAAAAAAATTTTTGTTGCATTCTTTTTCTTTCGTTCATACTATTTTTAACCTCACTTAACGGAGCGGAAATGGGAGGATAGAAAGAAAAGTAACGGTGGAGAGTAAATTTTTATAAAAATTGAATATGGTAAAAAAAATCGTTGGAACAGGAGTATTACTTGTCCTGGCTTTGGCGTTGCAAGCCGGAGTGAAAATGTATACTTTAAAGTCGCCGGACGGTAAAGTGAAACTCGAAGTGACTGCCGGACAGGGGATAGCTTATTCACTTTTCTATGATGGCCGGCTTTTATTAAAACCTTCCCGGATAGCCCTTCATACCGACCTGCCGGAAGCCGATCATTGGGAAAATATCCGTATAACGGGAACAAAACAGAGGCATGTGTCGGAGACGGTACAGGCTCCGTTCTATCGGGTGAAGGAGTTCGGAATCGATTGTAATGAACTCGAACTCCGGTTGAACAATGGTTTTTCACTGCTGATGCGGGCCTATAACGATGGTATGGCCTATCGGTTCGTGGCCGGCCGGAAAGGAGAGATGACAGTGGTGGAGGAGAGGGCCGAATTTAATTTTGCTGATGATTTCGAAGCCTATATACCGTATTCTACCAATCCGAAAGATCCCTGGAATATGGCTTTTCAAAATTTTTACACCAAAGCTCCTCTTACACAATATAATACAGAGTTACCTGCTTTTTTACCCTTGACTGTGGATGCCGGTGCGGTGAAACTGACCTTACTGGAATCCGATTTGGAAGCTTATCCGGGCATGTTCGTCTGTGGAGATGGAAAAACGCCGGCTTTGAAAGGGGTGTTTGCAGCCTATCCTCAGGAAACGTTTAAGAATAAGTGGCGTTGTCAGGAGACGGTGAAAACCCGCAGGCCTTATATTGCGCGGGTAGCCGGTAAATGTACCTTTCCCTGGAGAATTATGGCAGTGACTGCAGAAGATACTCAGATGCCGGTGAATCATCTGGTGTATGCGCTGGCCGCTCCCAACCGGATCGGTGATTACAACTGGATAAAACCCGGGAAAGTGGCCTGGGAATGGTGGAACGACTGGGGGATCAGCGGAGTGGATTTTAAAGTAGGAATCAATACGCCGACTTATAAACATTATATCGACTTTGCTGCGGAACAAGGAATCGAATATGTGGTGCTCGACGAAGGTTGGTCGGATCCCAAACAGGGAGATATCATGACCACTGTTCCGGAGATCGATTTACCGGAATTGGCCGAATATGCCCGCAACAAAGGGGTCGGACTGATTCTGTGGGCGGTGATGAACGTGCTGGACGAGCAGCTCGAAAAGGCTTGCCGGTATTATGCCGGTATGGGGATTAAGGGCTTCAAAGTCGACTTCCTCGACCGGGATGATCAGAAAGCGGTAGAGATGGTTTACCGGATCGCGGAAACTACTGCAAAATATAAGCTGTTCGTGGATTTTCACGGTATGTATAAACCGACCGGAATCAACCGTACTTTCCCGAATGCGATCAATTTCGAAGGAGTATTCGGCATGGAGGAACTGAAATGGAGTAATCCCGATATGCCTTTGTACGACGTAACTATGCCTTTTATTCGTATGATGGCCGGGAATGTGGATTATACCCAGGGAGCTATGCGGAATGCAGTGAAAAAGGACTTCAGGGATATTTACAGTAGCCCGATGAGTCAGGGGACCCGTTGTCATCAACTGGCTACTTATATCGTGTTCGACAGTCCGTTGGTGATGCTGTGTGATGCCCCCACCGCCTATCGCAAGGAACCCGAATGTACCCGCTTTATCGCCGGTTTACCCGTTGTGGCCGATGAAACCCGGATATTGCAGGGGAAAATGGGAGAATATATCGTTACTGCCCGGCGGGTGGGGGAAGACTGGATCGTCGGAGGACTGACCGATTGGGAAGCACGCACGGTGGATTTGGATTTGAGTTTCTTGCCGGAAGGGATGTTCCGGGCTGAAATTTTCTGCGACGGTATAAATGCGGATAAAAAGGGAGAGGATTACCGGCATGAATATCGTGATGTAAAAAGAGAGGATCGGTTGAAGATGCAACTTGCTCCGGGAGGAGGATTTGCTATCAGGTTGAAGAAAAATCATAACTGATAAAATTATAAACTTATGAAAATTATTCCTGTTATTTTATTATTGGTGTTCAGTTGTGCCGTTTGTGCACAGGAGCTGAAAGAAAAATATGCCGAAGCAGATGGGTTCAGGCAAAAGTATGAGGCCGGATATTTTGGAGGGAATATCACTCCCCGCTGGATCGGAAATACACATTTTTGCTGGTATGCGGTCAAGACTCCTGCAGGTACTGATTTTATACTGGTGAATGCCGGTAAACGACAGAAACAACCGGCTTTCGATCAGAAAGCTATGGCTAAAGCATTGACGGCTGAACTGGGACGAAAAGTGGAACCCGGGAAAATGCCTTTCCGGGAGATTGTGTTTTCGGACGATCTGAAACAACTGACTTTTGTGACCGAAGGCATGAAATATACTTACGACCGGAATAAAAATAAGGTGATCGGTAAGGTGAAAGAAGAACCCCGCCGCCGGGAAGGCCACTGGGGAGGTGTGAATGAAGAGAATTGGCAGGGAGCTACTCCTTCGCCCGATGGAAAAAAAGAAGCCTTTGTCAGTGAAGGAAATCTGTTTGTCCGTGATATAAGTAGCGGCAAGGTGAACCGGCTGAGCTACGACGGAGCCCCCGGAGAATACTATTCTTCTTTTATCAGCTGGTCGCCGGATTCCCGGAAATTGGTGAGTTGTAAATACCGCCCCGCCTGGATCCGGAAATTGAAGACCGTCGTGTCTTCGCCTGCCGGACAACTGCAACCCAAAATGGAAGAGATCGATTATGTGAAACCGGGAGATGCCCTGCCTGTCAAACGACCGGTATTGTTTCTGGTGGAGGAAGGACGACAGGTAAATATCGAGTTTGCCGAACCGGAAAAACAGTTTAACCTGAACAATATCCGTTGGGCCGATGACAGTCGTTCTTTTACTTTCGATTATAACAAACGGGGACATCAGGAATAT
Coding sequences within it:
- a CDS encoding glycoside hydrolase family 97 protein produces the protein MVKKIVGTGVLLVLALALQAGVKMYTLKSPDGKVKLEVTAGQGIAYSLFYDGRLLLKPSRIALHTDLPEADHWENIRITGTKQRHVSETVQAPFYRVKEFGIDCNELELRLNNGFSLLMRAYNDGMAYRFVAGRKGEMTVVEERAEFNFADDFEAYIPYSTNPKDPWNMAFQNFYTKAPLTQYNTELPAFLPLTVDAGAVKLTLLESDLEAYPGMFVCGDGKTPALKGVFAAYPQETFKNKWRCQETVKTRRPYIARVAGKCTFPWRIMAVTAEDTQMPVNHLVYALAAPNRIGDYNWIKPGKVAWEWWNDWGISGVDFKVGINTPTYKHYIDFAAEQGIEYVVLDEGWSDPKQGDIMTTVPEIDLPELAEYARNKGVGLILWAVMNVLDEQLEKACRYYAGMGIKGFKVDFLDRDDQKAVEMVYRIAETTAKYKLFVDFHGMYKPTGINRTFPNAINFEGVFGMEELKWSNPDMPLYDVTMPFIRMMAGNVDYTQGAMRNAVKKDFRDIYSSPMSQGTRCHQLATYIVFDSPLVMLCDAPTAYRKEPECTRFIAGLPVVADETRILQGKMGEYIVTARRVGEDWIVGGLTDWEARTVDLDLSFLPEGMFRAEIFCDGINADKKGEDYRHEYRDVKREDRLKMQLAPGGGFAIRLKKNHN
- a CDS encoding transglutaminase domain-containing protein encodes the protein MMKILYFYLSGLLLLWSSCQRPTMLDFALRYAGENRVELEKVLDHYRNDSLKYRAAVFLIGNMPYHYFYTGAQLDSLRQGYRWMQRTGLSAKAVKHKLWKTFGEPDVRRWTKRNDARSVTADFLIRHIDYVFGVWEKRPWASYYSFEDFCEFVLPYRIEREPLEFWQEAYVRRYGRLCDSLCAVNPDVVFVASALNDHLRAEQNWYASSDLSFVEYGALQLLDERFGGCRELSGFNVALFRALGIPCGIDRVVQNPHRIGSHMWTFMVDTDGRKLPYLWNY
- a CDS encoding O-antigen ligase family protein, producing MADGKINRPYGGVLLLGIFLTPLLSLGHDYADGIITAKYFRFAEVVGIGLLLTWMVAWKRNFQFCFRWVDVGVVLFALYGVGSFLLNDFRGETQTLLLILLVGLYFVCRGLGGWKVSQRLLFTFVLLLAGSIEAIWGFLQVYGWADQYHSLYRLTGSFFNPGPYSGFLAVILPVALHTLLGPKPLCRVDKIVYGLGVICLVSIILVLPAGMSRSAWVAAGAGCGVVVWRQKRSREYVRRGIGRIGRGWKRCWLGGILLLGLSIGGGLYLLKKDSADGRLLVWKMDLAVMRSQPWLGVGIGRYPGALGEAQAVYFANSPADPREEYVADAPEYGFNEFLQLGGEYGLIGLCLFLSITGIASGGLFKRNTQQTGGVSGALSAFLVFACFSYPLHMLPMAMLFVLLLAWSVNVGAKGVRIRRWAGQILWLPVMVLGLVAAWRLTEKETAYKTWKTARAYFRQGDYQEALNRYTPLFSALSDRPAFVFEFGECQFQNAQYGNATAIFLWAAELSADPMVYNKLGKNYQALKQYDRAEKAYVQAAHMIPHRIYPLYLLALLYREMGDMEKARDMARQVIDQEPKVWSPAVEEMKTEMKQL